The following nucleotide sequence is from Aggregicoccus sp. 17bor-14.
TCGCGGTGGGCGCGAGCGCGGCCTTCGCGCTGGCGAAGCTGCGCTTTCCGGGCAGCGGGCTGCTGCTCGCGCTCGCGCTGGGGGTGTCCATGTTCCCGCCCATCGCCACGGTGAGCCCGCTCTACCTGCTCCTGCGCGCGGTGGGGCTGCGCGACCGGCTGCTGGGCCTCGTGCTGCCCTACGCCACCTTCGCGCTGCCGCTCACGCTGTGGCTGCTCACGTCGTTCTTCCGCGAGCTGCCGGACGCGCTCTACCGCGCGGCGCGGGTGGACGGGTGCACGCCCTTCGGCGCCTTCTGGCGGGTGCTGCTGCCGCTCGCCGCGCCGGGGCTCGCCACCACCGGGCTGCTCGTCTTCATCTTCTGCTGGAACGAGTTCCTCTACGCCCTCACCTTCCTCAGCTCCCCGGAGCGGCGCACGGTGCCGGTGGCCCTGAGCCTCTTCGCCGGCGAGCACGTGGAGCCCTGGGGCGAGGTGGCGGCCGCGAGCCTCGTGGCCACGCTGCCGCTCGCGGTGCTCACCCTCCTCTTCCAAAGGCGCATCGTGTCCGGGCTCACCTCGGGCGCGGTGAAGGAGTAGCGGCACGTGGCGCGCGTGGAGCTCATCGGCGTGGGCAAGGTGTACGAGGGTGCGGGCTCGCGCGGTGGCGCCGCGGCCGTCTCGGACGTGAGCCTGGACGTGGCGCACGGGGAGTTCGTCTGCCTCGTGGGGCCCAGCGGCTGCGGCAAGAGCACCACGCTGAACCTGGTGGCGGGGCTCGAGCGCCCCAGCAGCGGCGAGCTGCGCATCGACGGGGAGCGCGTGAACGAGCAGAGCCCGCGCGAGCGCGACGTGGCGATGGTGTTCCAGAGCTACGCCCTCTACCCGCACCGCACGGTGGAGGGAAACCTCGCCTTCCCGCTCGAGGTGGCGGGGCTGCCGCGCGAGGAGATCCGCCGGCGCGTGGGAGAGGCCGCCGAGCGCCTCGGGCTCACGGCGCTGCTCGCGCGCAGGCCGAAGGAGCTCTCCGGCGGCCAGCGCCAGCGCGTGGCGCTGGGGCGCGCGCTGGTGCGAAGGCCCCGGGTGTTCCTCTTCGACGAGCCCCTGAGCAACCTGGACGCGGCCCTGCGCACCCAGGTGCGCGGCGAGCTCAAGGCCCTGCACCGCAGCCTCGGGGCCACCTTCCTCTACGTGACGCACGACCAGGCGGAGGCGATGACGCTCGCGGACCGGGTGGTGGTGATGAGCGCGGGGCGCGTGCAGCAGGTGGCCCCGCCGCGCGAGCTCTACGCCGCGCCCGCCAACACCTTCGTCGCGGGCTTCTTCGGCAGCCCCCGCATCAACCTGGTGCGCCCCGGGACGCTGGGGCAGGGGCCCGGAGCCTGGACCCTGGGCGTGCGCCCCGAGGCCCTGGAGGTGGGCGCGGGAGCGGCGCCGCCCGGGGGCGCGCTCGCGGCGCGCGTGTACCTGGTGGAGCCGCTGGGCGCGGAGGCCTGGGTGACGGTGGAGCGCACCGAGGGAGGGCACACCGAGCGGCTCACGGCGCGCGCCGCGTCCGACTTCGACGCCCCGCCGGGCGCGCCCGCGTGGGTGCGGCTGCGGCCCGGGGCGCTCCTGCACCGCTTCGACGCCGCGACGGGGGCCCGGGTCGACCGGGCTCCCGACCGGGCTCCCTGACGGCAGGCGGGGCGGCGAGCGGCGCGTGACCTCACCTGCTCGCGGAGCAGGCGGAGGGCGCGCGGCCTGCGCCGGGCAGGTCCATTGCGGCTCCGCCGCCCGCATGCCCACCATTCCCGGGCGGGCCAGACGCGGGGAGGCACACCCATGGCGAGGGCTGCAGGGCCGGCAGCTGCCCGGACAGAGCCGAGTGCGCCCCGGGGGCGGCGCCCCCCTCTCGCCTTGCTGCCGGCACTGCTGGTGCTGCTGCTCGCGGGCGGCGCCGCCTGCACCCAGCCCCCGCCCGCGCCCATGCGGCTGGGCACGGTGATGTGGCCGGGCCACGAGCCGCTCTTCCTCGCGCGCGAGAGCGGGCAGCTGCCGGACGCGCAGGTGCGCCTGGTGGAGTACAGCTCGCTCTCCGAGGTGAACCGCGCCTTTCGCAACGGGGCGCTGGATGCGGCCGGCCTCACCCTGGACATGGCGCTCGCGCTCGCGCAGCAGGGCTTCGAGCCGCGGGTGGTGCTGGTGATGGACATCTCGCAGGGCGCGGACGCGCTGCTCGCGCGCCCGGAGGTGGCGCAGGTGCGCGCGCTGCGCGGCCGGCGCGTGGGGGTGGAGGAGTCCGGGGTGAGCGGGTACGTGCTGGGGCGCGCGCTGGAGCGGGCGGGGCTCGCGGCGTCGGACGTGCAGGTGGTGTGGACGCCCGTGGAGCAGCAGGTG
It contains:
- a CDS encoding carbohydrate ABC transporter permease — its product is MRRPAPAGEGPGLARALACAAFLAFFLGPFAWQLLTSLRPEDELTRAGLPTHLTLASYASVLAGGAFLRAVANSLLLAAATTAFCLAVGASAAFALAKLRFPGSGLLLALALGVSMFPPIATVSPLYLLLRAVGLRDRLLGLVLPYATFALPLTLWLLTSFFRELPDALYRAARVDGCTPFGAFWRVLLPLAAPGLATTGLLVFIFCWNEFLYALTFLSSPERRTVPVALSLFAGEHVEPWGEVAAASLVATLPLAVLTLLFQRRIVSGLTSGAVKE
- a CDS encoding ABC transporter ATP-binding protein, producing MARVELIGVGKVYEGAGSRGGAAAVSDVSLDVAHGEFVCLVGPSGCGKSTTLNLVAGLERPSSGELRIDGERVNEQSPRERDVAMVFQSYALYPHRTVEGNLAFPLEVAGLPREEIRRRVGEAAERLGLTALLARRPKELSGGQRQRVALGRALVRRPRVFLFDEPLSNLDAALRTQVRGELKALHRSLGATFLYVTHDQAEAMTLADRVVVMSAGRVQQVAPPRELYAAPANTFVAGFFGSPRINLVRPGTLGQGPGAWTLGVRPEALEVGAGAAPPGGALAARVYLVEPLGAEAWVTVERTEGGHTERLTARAASDFDAPPGAPAWVRLRPGALLHRFDAATGARVDRAPDRAP